In the Rhodospirillaceae bacterium genome, GGATTATGCCGATGCCGATATTCAGGGTGCGGTCGGCTACATGTTTCAACGCGCGCTCCACAATGAATTCGTAAAACGCGGTTTGGATCGTAAGTCGATCGCTGTTGTAAGCCAGGTCTTGGTCGATCGCGAAGACCCCGCTTTTGAAAATCCAACAAAGCCCATTGGACCGCAATTAGATGAAGAGACCGCTAAGGGCCGTGGGGAACGGCGTGGTTGGACTGTAAAAGAGGATGCAGGACGTGGGTGGAGACGGGTGGTGCCGTCTCCGTTGCCACGGGAGATTCTCGAACTAGAGCAAATAAAACTTTTGGTCAACGAGGGCTATATTGTCATCGCCTGTGGTGGTGGTGGCATTCCGGTTATAGAAAATAAAAAAAATTACTTAGTCGGTGTGGAAGCGGTCATTGACAAGGACTTGGCCTCAAGCCTTCTCGCGATAGATTTGAAAGCCGATGTCTTCGTCATAACGACGGGCGTTGAGCGCGTCGCAATCGACTTCGGAACGCCGGAAGAAAAAAGTTTGAAGTCGCTAAGCCTGGATCACGCCCGCGAGCTGTACGAGGCGGATCACTTCGACCCAGGCAGCATGGGTCCGAAAATACTAGCCATGATACAGTACCTTGAAAACGGAGGAGCGAAGGGAGTCATTACGAGCCCCGAGAATTTGATTGAGGCAATTGAAGGCAATTCGGGAACTCATTTTGTTCAGAATTAAAGACCCGAGTGCTGATCGTTCTGCTTAGCCGGTGAATGTCCGCAATTGGCGGTGGACTCAATTGATCGACTCAAGGCTGTAAAACGTCTTGTGCGAATGACGGAGACGATGATGATGGATCAAGAAATTAAAAACAGAACGGAAGACTCTAAGATGCCGCAAACGACTTTTTCCTTAGAAGAGGCAACAATCAATGAACTGCACGCGGCGATTAGAAGCGGTCAGACGACGTGTGTTGCCATCGTGGAACAATACATTGCACGTGTCCACGCTTATAACGGGGTTGCCAGTCTACTGGTAACCGAAGACGGGACTCCGGTCGCTGCGGAAATTGGTGCTGTGCGTGCAGGCAGTGCGCTCGATTTCCCAACAGAGACTGTTGAGGCTTCATCGCTTTTTCCTGATCTAAATAAATATAAAGGCCCGCCTCTCGAATACGGACGCATGGAGGCGACGGCATCAGACCCGGACGTTAAACAACAATTTGGTATGATCGTCGGCAAACCGGATGCGGGCCAAGTAAATGCCCTAGGAACACTCAACATACGCGGTGAACGGTCGGTAACCTGCCGGGGTGATTTTGATCGGCACCCGTCAGAAGGGCCATTGCCAGAGGGTGCACCAGCGGTCTGTGAATTATTTCGGCAACTGCCGGATGCGCTGGAACGGGCGGCAGAGCTTGATGAGACCTACGGACAAAATCCAGACCTTGAAAAGATGCCGATGTATGGCGTGGTGTTTTCATTTAAAGACCCCTTCGACACGAAAGACATGCGTTCAACCGGCGGTGGCGATGCGGCCTATGACATCGATTTTCCGGCGCGTGATCATGTCTTGGTTGACCAGCTTCGGGAAAAGGGCGCGATCATTTTCGCCAAGGCGGTGAACACGGAATACAATGGTCGGGCGGGTGATCCCGGTGGACGTCATAAACCCGAAACGATATTGCCGTCGGTGCTTGGTTACCAACGCAGTACCTGGGCAGGAAATCCCTCCAACCCTTATGATACCACGCGCGCGGCGTCGCTGGGGTCGAGTTCTGGCTCAGCGCTATCTGTCAGCACGAACCTAGTAATGGCCAGTCTTGGAGAGGAAACCCGTGCTTCGTGTCGCGGCCCTTCGAACCACAATTCGGTCGCGCTGATTTTACCGCATAAAGCGATGCTCGGATTTGATGGCGGTGCCATCGGGGCAGATATTTACTGTGACCGAAGCGGCATTCATTGCCGGACGATTGGCGATTGCGCAAAAGTTCTTGATGCCCTCAAGGAGCCGGACAACGGATATTACGATCCGCGTGACCCGTTTACGACGGTGCCCCGTTCGTCTGTTTTAAGTACGCCTTACAGCGATCACGTTCAAAAGCAAGAGTCGCTTGCGGGACTGCGTATTGGGGTCATTCGTGAATCGATGGCCTATAATCCGAGTTCGAAGTCTGAAGAGCCAATTGTTACCGCAGCCGACAACGAAATCAAATCGATCCTCGGCAAAAAGCTGGGCGCGACACTGGTTGAATCAACGGACCCCTTGTGGACACCCGATCCCACACTCGAGACCATGAAAGTCGATTTCAGGCAGGCATTAGCCAGATTAGTCCCGGTTTTTATGCCGGAGATATTGTTTCGATTAGGGGACGATGGGCTTCCTGTATTCAAAGAATTTGCCGCTGCAATTACACCAACGGAATTTCAGCCCGGAAAAACATTTGGGGCAGGCACGATGCAGCCCATTGATTACATGGTGGATTTGGCAGATGGCAGAATATCGCCGCCCGCGAATTTGGATATCGCCACCGTTCAGCAGCAGATATTGGCGAACAGTTTTAGGTTCCACATTCCTCAATACTTGAAAAGGCGCGCAGACGACTGGGAAGCAAAGGGCTTTTCCGAAACCCTGATTGATTTCCCCGCGCTCAATGCGCGCTCCAAATTTTGGGGCGATGATGGCCGAGCCGGATTTAAAAACTGGGAAGATGTCACCGATCCACGAAACCCACTTGGCGGACGCCAAGGTGTCGATGAACGTATCATGCTCCGAGAACTCCTGCGCCGCGTTGACATGATGGTGATTCTTGAAAACCGATTGGATGTGTTGGTCCGGCTGCACACGCCGTTTCCACCGGCAAAAATCGGCGGTGCGTACCAACCGGGAACTACGTTGAACACACGCATGGAAACAACTTACGGCCCCAATGCCGGGTTGACCGAGGTCTTAATTCCGGCGGGCTATGTCACGACCGCATACGATCCCGTATTTGCTCTCAGTGATGACGGAATGTCCTATCAACACGTTGCTTCGGAAATACCGACGACCGTTCCAGCTCCCGGGCTTCCGTTCTCACTGGTGTTTCGAGCGGAACCTGGAAAGGAGGATGTCATCTTGAAAGTCGCATCAGCTTATGAAGCGGCCTCAAAGCGTCGGGTGTCCCCACCCTCATTTGGTGCACTTTCTAGTTAGGCCTAATTACCCACCAGTGGGCGTGTGGTCGTTCCACCAGCAAGTGCTCATGTAGTCGACATACTGATCAACATCGATGACGGCACCGTGTTTACCCTTATCAACGCTTTCTTGATCTTCCAGGTCGATTTCCAAAATATCGGTAAAGCGGTTCCAGTAATTGGAAAAGCCGACGGAATGAGTCAGTTCAACGATCTGGGTGGTGGAATAATATTTCTTAAGCTCTTCCAAGGCGGCCCGATGTTGCGGCGGGCGACCGGGGGCCCCTTGGTATTGTTTCAGGGTCATGATCTCTGCCCAGCGGATCCCGGCTTTTTCAGCGACGGTGAATTGGTCCGAATTTTGGTAGTCGCCGTCCAGCGCTTCGATCGTTTCATCTGTTATGTTAAAGGCTCGACCGAGCCCTCTGCGATGCTCCGTTCAATATTTGCACCCGTTTAAAAGAGAAGTCTTCAGTGTTGCCAGCAATCTGGGGCGGACATCCAGGTTGCCGGTAATTTCCTTCCGATTGACGGCAACGATAAAGCCGTAAAGAACCTGTGTAATTCTGGGTGAGTGTGAAGAAACCCGAATGGCATTCGCAAGTCGCCCAAACAAGCGCGCGGCATTCTTAAACAGGACCATTTGTTCGGGGCTTGCATCCTCATCTGTGATGATTGGAATAAGCGACATATTGATGTTTTTCCTCGTTGTGAAATTGGCAGCCAAAAACAACTGATGCGTAGAGTTACTTTTTTCAAAAAGGGATGGTGTCAGATAAATTAGAGAATGGGAAGTTGGTTGCGTGTTTGGTCATATTTATTTCTTTATCCATAATTCTGAGACTCATTGATGAAATAGGCTTTTCTATGCTGGGGGGCATGTCTATGGTTCTGGGTCGAATGAGACGTGTGACCAATTTATGTTGTGAGCAGGAGTATTGAAGGCTGTGACAGAATTGAAATATGAAGCGCCGGAAACAGTAGAGGCAGCCGTTGGGCTGCTGGCTGCTGGGACCCAAGGTGCCAAGATTTTTGCCGGGGGGACGGACCTGTTGGTGCAGATGAGGGAAGACCTTATTGAGCCTGAGGTGTTGATCGATATTAAAAAGATCGCCGAAGTCCGGGCAATTACCGTCGGCTCAGATGATATTAAAATAGGTGCAGCCGTGACGGGGGCCGAACTGGGGGAACACGCAGAGGTAAATGCCCTGTGGCCCGGTGTTGTGGAGGCGATGGAACTGATCGGTTCGGATCAGGTGCAAGGTCGCGCGACGATGGGCGGCAATCTTTGTAATGCATCCCCTGCTGCTGACAGCGTACCAGCCTTGATTGCCGCGGCAGCGAAAGCCGTGATTGCTGGTTCTGGCGGAACCCGCGAAGTTCCGGTTGAGGAAATTGTAACGGGTCCGGGCCAAACTTCTTTGGGGCCAGACGAATTCGTGGTCCAAATTATTTTGCCGAAACCGCCAACGCGCGCTGGCGATGCCTACCTGCGCTTCATTCCCAGGACGGAAATGGATATCGCTGTTGTGGGGGCCGGGGTTTCGTTATCACTAAACGACGATGGTACCTGTGCCGCAGTGCGAATGGCACTTGGTGCTGTGGCACCGACGGTTGTGTTGGTGGAGGCTGCATCGGATATTTTGGTCGGAAAGAATCTTGATGATGCGGTGTTAGACGCATTGGCATCTGCTGCCAGTGGCGTCTGTAACCCGATTGATGACAAACGCGGAACCATTGAATTTCGCACCAAGGTGGCGGGAGTCCTGGCACGCCGGGTGACAACGATAGCCTGGCAACGTGCGGAGAAGAGCTAATGACGAAACATAATATAACCGCCACCATCAATGGTGATGAGACTGAGTTTACGTGTAGCGCTGAGCAGACATTGCTCGACGTTCTGCGCGGCGAATTGCAATTAACTGGCACTAAGAACGGCTGTGGCACAGGCGATTGTGGTGCCTGTACGGTCATCGTGAATGGTCGTCCGGTCAATTCCTGTCTGGTTCTAGGAGCAGAACTCGACGGTGCCAATGTTGAAACAATTGAAGGCATGGCCAAAGGCGGTGAATTGCATCCGCTGCAACAAAAGTTTCTCGACCAAGCGGCCCTGCAATGCGGTGTCTGTACGCCGGGAATTCTCAATATGGCGAAGGCTCTGTTGGAAAAGAATCCAGACCCGACGGAAACGGAAATCCGTTTTGGATTGGCTGGGAACCTGTGCCGGTGCACAGGCTATGACAAAATTATACGCGCCGTGATGGACGTGGCAGCGGAAATGAGGGCGAGCGGATCATGAACGAAGAAAGCAAACCGAGAGCTGGCAGTAACTACAAATGGGTCGGCAGTAACACTCCCCGGCCTGACGGCGTGGACAAGGTGACAGGTCGCGCACGTTATGGCGACGACATGATCCTGCCGGGCATGCTGCATGCGAAGATCCTCAGAAGTCCGCATGCGCATGCCAAGATAATCTCAATCGACACGTCTGAGGCAGAGGTGATGAAGGGTGTGAAAGCGGTCATGACCAGTGCGGCCATACCCGATCACCCGTTATCAGAACCACCCTACCTGCCGATCATCAACGATTTCCATGACATCTCACGTAACGTCATGGCGCGGGAAAAAGTGCTTTATGACGGCCATGCTGTGGCGGCTGTTGCCGCGACGTCTGAATCCATTGCGCGCAAAGCTGTAAAGCTGATTAAAGTTGAGTATGAAGTATTGCCGCATGTGTTGGACCCATTAGAAGGAGCTCAACCAGACGCACCCATTCTACACGAACATCAGTATACGGCGGGCACAGACCCTGAGACGAGCCAACCCTCCAACGTGTTCAGGATTATTTCCGGTGAACGTGGCGATTTGGAAAAAGGCTTTGCCGAAGCGGATGAAATTATTGAGCGCGAATTTCGTTCTCAGCCTGTGCATCAGGGTTATATCGAACCGATGGCCTGTGTTGCAGCCGCATCGGAAGATGGAACTTTGGAACTTTGGACCTCCACCCAGGGGCATTTCGTGGCCCGCACGCTGTTGGCCAAGTTACTCAATATGGACATGGCAAAAATTCGGGTCACCGCGTCTGAAATCGGCGGCGGGTTTGGTGGGAAAACCACGATCTATGCAGAACCCGTAGCTGTTCGCTTATCACAAATGACCGGTCGCCCGGTGCGCATGGCGATGACCCGGTCAGAGGTATTTCGCGCCACGGGCCCAACGGTAGGATCCTACTGCAAAATTAAAATTGGGGCTAAAAAAGACGGCACAATTACCGCCGGGCATGCCGATATCTGGTATCAAGCCGGAGCCTTCAAGGGGTCACCCATTGGCCGTGCCGTCGATACCTTTTTCTCACCCTACAATATTGAGAACTTGAAGGCGACAGGCTACGACGTGTGCGTCAACCGACCTAAAGCAGCGGCCTATCGTGCCCCTGGTGCGCCGATGGCTGCTTCGGCGACAGAAGGTGTGTTGAACGAACTCGCCAAGCGATTGGATATAGACCCGATTGATCTTCGATTGAAGAACGCGGTCAAGGACGGCGACCAGAGTCTCATGGGGACCAAGCATAGTCGTATTGGTTTGATAGAGGTTCTTGAGCAGGCAAAAAGCCATCCGCATTATTCGGCGGCCTTAGAGGCCAATCAGGGCCGTGGATTTGCGGTTGGGTACTGGTTACACGGCGGCGGGCTCAGTAGTGCGTCTGCCAATCTTCACGATGATGGCACTTTAAGCATCGCCACCGGCAATCCCGATATCGGTGGATCACGCTCCTCCATGCGCGTCATGGCGGCGGAGGAATTGGGGATTGATGTCGAATTGGTAAAGCCCATTGTCGCTGATACAGGATCACTTGGATTCAGCTACCTGACAGCGGGAAGTCGCACCACCTATGCGACCGGCATGGCAGTGGTCAATGCGACCCGCGAAGTGATTGAAAAGCTGCGCGAACTGGCAGCTAAAAAATGGGACATCCCAGTCGAAGACGTAACATGGGATTCTGGTCAGGCGGTTCCGTCGGATGCTCACAAAGGGGATAACAAACCGCTGAGCTTTGGTCAGTTGGCTGGTATGGCGACGAAAATGGGTGGCCCCATTGCGGGTCATTCGGAGATTAACGCAACAGGCCAGGGCGCTGCATTTTGTGCTCAACTGGTGGATGTTGAGGTTGACCCGGAAACGGGGTTCGTCTCTCCCAAACGCCACACGGTTTTCCAAGACGTTGGCCGCGCCATTTCACCGGATTACGTGGAAGGGCAAATGCAGGGTGCTGCCGTGCAAGGCATCGGCTGGGCCTTGAATGAAGAATATATATATGATGATCAGGGGCACCTTCTAAACACCGGGTTCTTGGATTATCGCATGCCTGTTGCTTCCGACGTGCCGATGATTGAACCTGTGATGATAGAGGTTCCCAACCCGAACCATCCTTATGGTGTGCGAGGTGTGGGGGAGCCCCCCTTGGTCTCAGCACCAGCAGCAGTCGCCAATGCGGTTGAAAATGCCATTGGCATAACGATGAGTTCACTGCCCTTGTCACCGCCCAAAATTCTAAAGGCCATTGAAACAGGCTCCTCGTCCTAAGCAAAATATTTTTCATTCGGCGCGAGGAGTCTGCTAGAATAATTTACGCCTGAACCCAAAGATTTCTGGGAACAATCCTTTGGAGATAGCTCGTGGCGATTGAATTCAATGCTGTGGCGGCTCAGAGCATTGCCCTCGACAATCGGGCGGCGTTAGAATTCGTTCGCCCGACCACAAGTACGTCAAAGATTGCGAACGTCGCCTTTAACCTTACGGATAGCCTGAGCCCCGGCCGTTTTGTCACGCAATCGATCAGGCTGGATATCAACGATGCGCGGCGGGGCCTGAGTCAGGCAATCCTTGCAGGAACCTCAATTCAAAAGGCCCTTGAACAACTGACCCAGTTAGCGGACCTCGCGACCAAGGGCGGCGTTGTCGCTTCCGACACGAACCTGACCGTAGACGGGACCCGGGTTTCCGGCCTCAATATTGAGACGCAAATAAACCGTGCGATTGGGCTGATAAATCGATTGGTGGCAACGGCGAATGTGAAGGGGGCTAATTTTATTTCCAGCAGCAGCCTTCAAATTAAAATTCCAACGACACGGTTTGGCGGCAGCATAACGGTCACGCCTCAGCCATTAAATTCGTCTGCGTTGGGCATCGACGGCCTAAAGTTTACAACGGTTGAAGAGGCTCGTCTGGGCGAGGCGCGGCTCCGTCGGGCGGGGGTCATAGCGGGGGCTCGGGTTCTGGCATTACAGCAATTGCAAGTCGGGCTTGGTCAAAGCAGTTCTTTCAACCAAGCCTTGGTTCAATTCATCAGTTCAAGCAGTTCGGGCGCTGTGCCGACAGGGTCACTGGTCAATTTGTCAGCCTAAATTAGGCAAACCTCCGCCCCGCAGCCAATGTCCCGTTCTGACTCTTTTAGCAATCGGTCAAAGTCACCCGGCACAGATATTTCCTGCCCGGCGACATAAGGGCAATATCCTTGTAGCCAATAGCTGTTGGTCGGGTGGGCACCGCCCGCCACCAAAATAATAAGATTTTCAGCTCGGCTAGTAATCGGCCACATCTCCATGGTTTCGCTGTCACGAACGGTTTTGCTGGGGTCTGCTCTGATCCAACGAAAGCATCCGGATTGCATAATTTCTTCGTGCGGGATGCGGGAATTCTCCCATAAAAAGTTCTGAATTTTTTCTTTGTCCCATCCCGCCTTGGCCATTTGCATGGCGGCAACACGGGTCATCATCAGGATGCCAGGGGTTCCATCTTCGTAGCCGTTTAAATAATGCATGCTGGGGGCTCGGAGGAATCCGGCGGTTCGATGAAGGCTTTCCAGCGCTTCATCTTCGGGCTCAATTGGGCCTGTTGCTCTCCGTTTAATATTGGCGACACCGCTGGCAAACACAACTGATACAGAGCTTTGACCGGGCTCGAACCCATGTCGTTCTGAACCATGCGGCAGCCAATTATCCGGCAGGCCGTCTTCGTCTTCGGCAAACACGGCATTGGTCGTTCGCATGCCGCCATAGACACCAACACTGCCAACACCCGGCAGGGCGCCGCCGACATTTTGCTGCAACAATCGCAAGGCTCTGCCAATGCTGGTCCCGGCAGGTCGTTGAGGATCAGGTCCAAGACATCCGTAATCCGCACTGAGTCGGATTTGCTTGGCGATGGGACCGTTGACGATCACCACGGGAAAGGCATTTCCGGACGCCGCTTGAAGCCGGTCGTGGAACGTGCGGGGATCGAATATCGCCTGCGCCGCAGCAATTAATATGGGCAGGTATTCAGGGCGCCCACCTGCCATGGCCAGCGCGACCGCAACGGTTTCCACATTGGTGACGCCGCCGCGCGGCAGGAATTTCCCGAGGATATGATCAGACGCCAAATCGGAGCCTTGTAATATCCAATCAACCCGCTCACGGGTCGGGGGCAGCACGGGTAGTCCATCCGCCCACAAGTTCATAAGGATGAGATTATTTGCATTTGTGAAGGTCTGGTCTTCGGTCTCAGATTCTACAATGTGCGACGGCTGGAATTGAAGTCCGAATTCGTTGCTTGCGGGAGACCAATCCGTTAGGCCCTTAAAAAACTCATCAAGGCGCAATCGCAACGGTTCGAGGTCGCTGTCGGCCAGAAATAAATCTATGGGAAAGGTCACCATGGCCATGTCCTGACCGAAGCCAAGACCGGAGACAGCGTTTTGAAAAACACCAATAAAGTCGTCACGGGTTAGGGTGACAGTCGGAATACCTTGTATCTCTAATTGAGCGGCAGCACGGCCGCTGGCGGTGGCGCAGGACCCTCAGGCAGCGTTGCCGATAATGACCGCGTCCACACCTGCGTCCAGGGCCAACTGGGTGGTTTCCTCTGCCGCGATGTTGTGGTTGCCGTAGGGGAATGTATCCACTGGCAGAACTTTGATGTCGGAGAAGTTGTTTTCCAGGGCCTCTTTTATCATCGGCATCATGCGAAACGCCTGCCATTCGTCGTTGCTCAAAAAGCCGACGGTTTTGCCATTTAGGCTATCGACCCGGTCGGCATGTTTTTGAGTAATTTCCGTCCCACCCGTCGGATCAACAAACTCCATTTTAAAAGCCATCTGGTTCGTTCCTCATCCAATAAATTCGTTTCCTTATAATGTGCTTCAATATCTTATAAGAAAAGGCCGCAAAATTCCTTGCGGCATTCGGCTCACACCTT is a window encoding:
- a CDS encoding xanthine dehydrogenase family protein molybdopterin-binding subunit, with amino-acid sequence MNEESKPRAGSNYKWVGSNTPRPDGVDKVTGRARYGDDMILPGMLHAKILRSPHAHAKIISIDTSEAEVMKGVKAVMTSAAIPDHPLSEPPYLPIINDFHDISRNVMAREKVLYDGHAVAAVAATSESIARKAVKLIKVEYEVLPHVLDPLEGAQPDAPILHEHQYTAGTDPETSQPSNVFRIISGERGDLEKGFAEADEIIEREFRSQPVHQGYIEPMACVAAASEDGTLELWTSTQGHFVARTLLAKLLNMDMAKIRVTASEIGGGFGGKTTIYAEPVAVRLSQMTGRPVRMAMTRSEVFRATGPTVGSYCKIKIGAKKDGTITAGHADIWYQAGAFKGSPIGRAVDTFFSPYNIENLKATGYDVCVNRPKAAAYRAPGAPMAASATEGVLNELAKRLDIDPIDLRLKNAVKDGDQSLMGTKHSRIGLIEVLEQAKSHPHYSAALEANQGRGFAVGYWLHGGGLSSASANLHDDGTLSIATGNPDIGGSRSSMRVMAAEELGIDVELVKPIVADTGSLGFSYLTAGSRTTYATGMAVVNATREVIEKLRELAAKKWDIPVEDVTWDSGQAVPSDAHKGDNKPLSFGQLAGMATKMGGPIAGHSEINATGQGAAFCAQLVDVEVDPETGFVSPKRHTVFQDVGRAISPDYVEGQMQGAAVQGIGWALNEEYIYDDQGHLLNTGFLDYRMPVASDVPMIEPVMIEVPNPNHPYGVRGVGEPPLVSAPAAVANAVENAIGITMSSLPLSPPKILKAIETGSSS
- the arcC gene encoding carbamate kinase — protein: MTKEIRTAVVAVGGNSLIVDELHQTIPDQYEAAVNTVKRIVDLMEAGWNVVVTHGSGPQVGYILRRSELAIDEIAPVPMDYADADIQGAVGYMFQRALHNEFVKRGLDRKSIAVVSQVLVDREDPAFENPTKPIGPQLDEETAKGRGERRGWTVKEDAGRGWRRVVPSPLPREILELEQIKLLVNEGYIVIACGGGGIPVIENKKNYLVGVEAVIDKDLASSLLAIDLKADVFVITTGVERVAIDFGTPEEKSLKSLSLDHARELYEADHFDPGSMGPKILAMIQYLENGGAKGVITSPENLIEAIEGNSGTHFVQN
- a CDS encoding xanthine dehydrogenase family protein subunit M, whose protein sequence is MKYEAPETVEAAVGLLAAGTQGAKIFAGGTDLLVQMREDLIEPEVLIDIKKIAEVRAITVGSDDIKIGAAVTGAELGEHAEVNALWPGVVEAMELIGSDQVQGRATMGGNLCNASPAADSVPALIAAAAKAVIAGSGGTREVPVEEIVTGPGQTSLGPDEFVVQIILPKPPTRAGDAYLRFIPRTEMDIAVVGAGVSLSLNDDGTCAAVRMALGAVAPTVVLVEAASDILVGKNLDDAVLDALASAASGVCNPIDDKRGTIEFRTKVAGVLARRVTTIAWQRAEKS
- a CDS encoding (2Fe-2S)-binding protein, translating into MTKHNITATINGDETEFTCSAEQTLLDVLRGELQLTGTKNGCGTGDCGACTVIVNGRPVNSCLVLGAELDGANVETIEGMAKGGELHPLQQKFLDQAALQCGVCTPGILNMAKALLEKNPDPTETEIRFGLAGNLCRCTGYDKIIRAVMDVAAEMRASGS
- a CDS encoding amidase, which codes for MAVDSIDRLKAVKRLVRMTETMMMDQEIKNRTEDSKMPQTTFSLEEATINELHAAIRSGQTTCVAIVEQYIARVHAYNGVASLLVTEDGTPVAAEIGAVRAGSALDFPTETVEASSLFPDLNKYKGPPLEYGRMEATASDPDVKQQFGMIVGKPDAGQVNALGTLNIRGERSVTCRGDFDRHPSEGPLPEGAPAVCELFRQLPDALERAAELDETYGQNPDLEKMPMYGVVFSFKDPFDTKDMRSTGGGDAAYDIDFPARDHVLVDQLREKGAIIFAKAVNTEYNGRAGDPGGRHKPETILPSVLGYQRSTWAGNPSNPYDTTRAASLGSSSGSALSVSTNLVMASLGEETRASCRGPSNHNSVALILPHKAMLGFDGGAIGADIYCDRSGIHCRTIGDCAKVLDALKEPDNGYYDPRDPFTTVPRSSVLSTPYSDHVQKQESLAGLRIGVIRESMAYNPSSKSEEPIVTAADNEIKSILGKKLGATLVESTDPLWTPDPTLETMKVDFRQALARLVPVFMPEILFRLGDDGLPVFKEFAAAITPTEFQPGKTFGAGTMQPIDYMVDLADGRISPPANLDIATVQQQILANSFRFHIPQYLKRRADDWEAKGFSETLIDFPALNARSKFWGDDGRAGFKNWEDVTDPRNPLGGRQGVDERIMLRELLRRVDMMVILENRLDVLVRLHTPFPPAKIGGAYQPGTTLNTRMETTYGPNAGLTEVLIPAGYVTTAYDPVFALSDDGMSYQHVASEIPTTVPAPGLPFSLVFRAEPGKEDVILKVASAYEAASKRRVSPPSFGALSS